ATTCACCGACTTGAAATCAACACCGATGATGTCATGCCATGTGTAACCGCCTTCGGGAGGGAACCCGGGCTGGAAGATTGTTGCACCACAAATTCGCTCGAACTGTAAATCGCAACCGTAACTTATGCCGAAGAGAATTGTGTCGCCTGCTTCAATTCCTGCCTGACCTTCCTGAATGGAAAGTGCGTAATTCATTCCTTCGAGAACGCTATCGGGCGAAAGTTGTATAAGCGATGCTTTGATGAGTTGATAACTTGTTGTCAGCGCGACGACGACTGCATGCCTGGGTGCTACCATGTTGTGCATCGTTGCCAAGCCTGCAAAGATTTGTTGACCGGCGCCCGTCGTCTCAAGTTCACCCTGACCGGCAAGGAATAATGTATCGGTAGTTTCCCCTGCCATAACGAACAATGATGCAAGATAATCTCCCGGATATGCCGGCGAGAAATCAATATCTACAGTAATAGATTCACCGGGATTAATAACCGAACTTCCGTTATTTACAACATTGAATGCACCATCTGTCGTTACAAAAGTGACTTCTACAGCAGATGCTGATTCATTGGTGAGTGTTAACGGCAGTGCGAGCGATTCACTCGGTCGGACTGTCGGGAACGTGATACATTTTCTATCGAAGGTAATTCCACCGATAGTTGAATGATTTCCGAAATCAATATACCAACGGTTACTGATACTGTCTGTCAACTCGATTTCATAACACCCGTCATCTTCATCCGGGAAGGTTTGCACCCAACCTTCTTGCGGCATTTCACACACCGTGTATTGACCTAAGGGAAGATTCGTAAAGTGGTACTCACCGTTTTCATCCGTTAACGCTCGTGCCGTCACCGGACCTTCAATAACAATTGCCCATTCAGGAATTCCCGGTTCATTTTCATCTCTACTTCCGTTTCCGTTCATGTCATTGAACTTCGTCCCGGAAATGAGCCGTACAACGGAGCGGCTGTCACTTCACAATAGACAGTCAAACCAAACAATGTGTACGTACTTGTCCCTGTATTGAAATGTGTTAACACATTTCCTGTTTCAATATCGAACTTGTAAATCTCCGAGGTTGCAAAATCGCCGCTCCAGAACGAACGACCATCGGGGTCAAGATTCAAAGCAAACCATTGATTCTGACCTTCGGCATCGTATGTCTGGACGACGTTTCCGAGATTATCCAAGCGATAAATATTTCCTGTTGCGGCGACTAACGCACCACCGCCCGGAAGTAATCGCAACGCATATGCCGGTCGTTCGGGAAGCGTTCCAAAATCAGGTAACTGCGTGTTCGTCCCGACATCATACCGTTTTACTAAATATCCTTCAGATGTGTAGAACATGGTTGCTTGGTCACCTCCAATGTCAATCCAGTCTGTTCCTCTATCTTCAATTTCAACCGTAAAATCTGCTATCGAATTTCCTGTTGCATCAAATTTTTTGATGATGGTAGAACCAGCCTGACCGACGTATGCATTTCCATACTTATCAAATAAGATGGATTCAGGATATCCATTATATCCGCTTCCGAATGTTCCAAGGTTCGTTCCATTCGTATCAAACTTACTCACAGAATTTGCCGAGAAGTTTGTAACGTAAAGATTTCCCGTAGAGTCGAATGCCATGCCTGTGGTGAAACCACCCAAACCGGTATTCAATACCTGAATCAATGTTCCATCCTGACTGAAACGATACACCAAACCATTGTTCACCGAGGCATACACATCACCGCACACAAACGGCGGCGGCGGTGGAATTTCATGATTTCCGAAATCAATATTTTCTACGTCAATTCCTGAATTGACTTGAATTTGCCAAGAACTTGTGGATGGATACGTTTGTTGCCAACCTTCCTGAGGTTCTTCAACAGCATAATAATAACCCGGATAAATATCCGTGAACGAATACTTTCCAAGTGAATCCGTTGTTGCTACCCAACCGCCTCCACCTGTCGTTTTGAAGTAGGGAATTCGTTCCGGCATTGTTTCTAATTTCTTCCCTTCAGCCAACGGACTCTTTTCCATCAACTTCATTGCAACATCAGAAGCATAAAGATGAATAACCCAATTGGCAAGTCCCGGTTCGCCTTCATCTTTGACTCCGTCATTATTCAAGTCATTAAACTTCATTCCCGAAATTGTTACCGGCGTAACCTGCATGTTGCCGAAGTTCATTTCTGTGTATGTTTCTCCCGGTTCATCAATATTAAAATAATAGTAATACGAGAATGGATATTTCTGTTGCCAACCGGGTTTCGTCTGTTCATAAATATAGTGGTAACCATTTGTCAAATTCGCGAATATATAATACCCAGTAGAATCTGTCACCGTTGAATCAAAACGATATCCGTTCAGGTCGTAATATTCATGGTAAATTACCCATCCCACGATTCCCGATTCGTCAATGTCCCACTCATAATTTCCGTTTGCATCTTCCCACTTATATCCCGAAATGGAACTTGGCGGAGGATAATTTCCAAAATATAATTTATCCACCACTGCGCCGCTATCAAGCGTAACGGAATATGAACTCTCCGGTGCTGTCTGTGTCCATTGCTCTCTGTTTATTTCAGAGATTGTATATGTTCCGGGGAGAAGATTTCGGAATGTGTAATTTCCGTACGGGTCAGTCTCGGTAGTCTCTGCATCGGCACCGCTTAAAACTATCTGCCAACCTTCGATTCCATGTTCTCCTTCATCCCATAGTCCGTTATTGTTAGCATCGAGAAACTTCGCGCCGGAAATTTTTCCTGTTCCGAATTCTGTGGGCGCGGAACCGGCAGGTAATGAAACGACAGCGACAACTAACGCGAGGCAATCATTATTCATACCTGTGTATAAATAGACATCATTCACACCGGGAACGAGTGACGTGGTAATATCAAACTCTTTAATATCCCACATACTACCATTTGTATTATTCGCACTCACGGTGTCGTACGGAACGCTTTTCCCTTCGAATATTTGGTCTGTATTCGTAATCGCAACCGTATTCAAATATAAATTGTCATCAACCCAAATTTGTCCATCGGAAACGTGCAGTATCATCGAAGCATTACCTGATGAATAGTTGATGCCGTTGAGCATGACATTCCAACCGTTCACATCATACGCGTTATCTTCATTTGAATCGTTCCCGTCAAACACAACATAATCGCGGTTGTTGGTGGAATCGCCATCATCATAAAAAACGATAAGAGAAACTCCATTGATATTTACATTACCACTTTCTTTCAAAAATCCGTTTAGCGAGTACGGTCCTGCATTTGCGCTGACAATATCGGTAACGTCGGCACGATACGCATGACTGTTCTCAAATCCCCAACAGTTATCATCGGAGAAACCGATATTATCACCGAAGATTGTTGTGCCGTTAAATTGAACTTCTGAATTCGCGTCCGGTACGGATGAATTGGTCGGACCATTCCAATAGAGAAATGCTTTCAAAACCGTCCCTGTATATGGCTGTGTTGAAATTGTTCCGACACCGGAATTGCGCATTCCACCATATCCACCGCTTGCCATATCAACGTTCCGCATGATGAGGAAGTTGGAAATATCGCTCATCGGTGAATGTTGTTCTCCGCCGCGGGAAGAAGTTTCCCTCGCACCGCCGACACGGCGACCGTCCCGTTCATTCACCACAGGTTTCTGCTGTTGTATTTGCGAACGGTGTTCTTGAATTTGTTTTTTAATTTCAGCAACTGAGACGTTTGCAGGCAATCCCGTACCGGCATGGTTACTCAGTGAGAAAATCACTTGAGAAGATTCTTGTTGTTCCTTTGAAACATGTTTGCCACCCGCGATTCCCACGGCAACAAGAAATGATAAACAAAGAACCGAAACGCTGATTATTCGAAATGTAGTAGAGAGCTTCATACGCACCCCATAATTATTAGTGAATAGATAGTTATTTTGTAAAATGTAATTGTAAAAAAACTTTGCCACGTTGTTAGTGGTTCATTGGAGCGATGGAGTTTCGGAGAGAAATTTCACCGCTCCAAAACTCCAACAATCCATTACTCCGTTTCAAGGTAATTGCCATTCTGAATGGTATTTACCTTAGTTGAGATTTACTTCATGAGCACCATCTTCTGAATGCTCTGGAATCTCGCTTTGCCGCTTGAAGCATCAAGCGGCTCTGCCGTTAATTGATAGAAATAGACACCGCTTGCAAGCGCCGAAGCATTGAACGAAATATCATACGCGCCTGCTTCCTGTTCCTGTTCTACGAGCGATGCAACTTCTTTCCCCAACACATCAAACACCCGCAAACTGACAGAACTATAAACGGGTAACTCATAACGAATGACGGTCGAAGGATTGAACGGGTTCGGATAGTTTTGATTCAATGCAAATTCCGCCGGGAGTACATTTTCACTGACGCGTAACCGAACGTTCGTTGTTGCACTTGAAATCGAAATGCTTCCGTTCCCTTTCATTGTTACGGAACGATTGTTCTGTCCGTCATCATCTGATGTTTCAATTGAATACCGAACATTTATATTCTCATCAATATTCCAGCAGAGCGTTACAGGATACGCGCTTGCTTCAATCTGTACCGGGAATGTTTCCGAAGAGACATTCGATGAGTGCAGTGCAATCATGCTGTTCGTTCCAAACCGCGCATCAAATGTTCCGCTTGGCGGAGGAGGCGGCATTTCGTATCGGTCCGTGTTGATTCCGTTTTCACGCTGACCAAAATACAGCGATTGTGAATGATTCGCCTTGTCCTTAATCACCAACTCATTCAGATTCTTCAACACATCAACATCGTTGTGATGCACAATATTCTTTGACGCCGTTGTGTAATTCAAAATCATCTCGCCTGCTTCATCGGTCTTCACCCAGTATGCTTTGCCCGGGTCAATTGTCGTTTTCACCTGATAGCCGCTATCGGGATTGTACCACGTGAACGAAGAAAGAATATCCACCGGAGGAACCGGGAATACCGCGCTCGTTGGAATTGATTGCGACACCGAACCAATCATATTCCACTTTGCGCGTACAGCAATCGTGTCATCGCCGCGATATGTTCCTTTTAAGAGATGAAACTTCGATGCATTGAACTTTACCCAATACCCTGTTCCGTTTTCCAGCGTGGTGTTACTTATATATCTCCCGTCGAACGAGAAAGCATTCGAGGAGTGAGTCGGGAAGACAGAGTCAATCAAGGCATTGGCAACCGTAACCGGTACCGACAACATATTCCATGATGGGCGGAGACTAAATGTTGTCAAATCGAATGACGTACCGTTTGCAAATGCTAATGACTGCAAATTTGTCCGCCCGGTCGAGCCAAGTTCCGTACCTGCGCCGGTTTGCTTATCAATTAAAATTAATCTGTTTGTCTGTGCTGAGTAACCGGTAATGCCATACAGATTTCCGTTTCCATCAAAAATAATATCCTGCGTTTGCTGATTGAAACCGGTTGTTCCGACTAATGTTTTTGTCCCGGATGGCATATTGATTTTATAAATCTGGTCGGGACCGGAAAACGCGCGGACTGAAGCCCACAGTTGTCCATCTACCGGATTGATGGCAAGACCGGCAATAACGATTCCAGTATTTGCAATCTCCGTCGCAATTCCGGTATAGAAATTTACACTATAAATTTTTCCATTGATTCTTCCAACATACAACGTTGAATCATTGATAAATTCCATTCCTTTCAATGTCGGAAGATTGATTGTAGAAATCGGGTGAGCATCACCGGCTTCGCTATTTACTCGTACAAGCAGATGTGTTGTGCCGACCGGTACCAAGCCAATCAATTCGTTCGTCGTCGGGTGAACACGTAAGCTGACAACTTGCTGGTAATCAGAATTACCAATTAACGTTGTCATTCCGTTGCTTTCATCAATTGTAAACAACCGTCCGCCATCCGAACTGCCGGAGGTTGTGTACATCGTTCCACTTGCCACCGGAATAATTCTGAATCCGACCCCGGATAATTCCACCTGCAACGGAGAACGCTCGGCATCATTGCTAACAATCTCCAAGGTTGTTGAGAGAACACCTGTATCCTGTGGTACAAACGCAATGTTTAAAGCGAAGGAATCACCGGAAGCAATTGAGTATGGATACGATGGTTCATTGAGCAATGTGTAGTGCGGGCTTGATAAAACAATATCCGAAAGTTCAACCGGGTCCACTCCGAAATTTCGTAACATGACTGTTTTCCCTGCACCTTGTGTACCGATTTCTCCTTCATCAAAATCTATTGTTGAAGGCGTTCCATAAATATATTTTCCTTCAACCGGCGATAATTTTATTTTACCTACCCACGTTGCCCAGTTGTTATTGCTCAGTGAATATTCACCATTCACCCAGATTGCCGTTGTATCAACAGGGTCTAATCCTGCGCCGCTGTAATCGCCCCAACGATTTCTTCCGCCGCCAACTAATTGGTAATGTCCTTCTCCGGCTTTCACCACCACACTTGGCGCCAGTCCGGGCGGGTCAGTATCTTTTCTTCCAGAAACATACATCCCGGGGTAATCAAACACACTCGAACGTGTGTAGGTAATCACGACACTTTTGTTCGCATCAACCATGAGCGAAGGATAATAATGCCAATAACTCGGCATCCCCATCGCAACATCTTCCAGGCTTGTTGATGTAAATGGATTCAACCGGACATAACGCAACGATGAATAGGAACTTCCCGAATCGTAGGCAATCGAGTGTGCCATCCATAAGGAACTGTCGCGATACACAGTCTTGTGCCTTATCG
This region of Ignavibacteriota bacterium genomic DNA includes:
- a CDS encoding T9SS type A sorting domain-containing protein; its protein translation is MGMPSYWHYYPSLMVDANKSVVITYTRSSVFDYPGMYVSGRKDTDPPGLAPSVVVKAGEGHYQLVGGGRNRWGDYSGAGLDPVDTTAIWVNGEYSLSNNNWATWVGKIKLSPVEGKYIYGTPSTIDFDEGEIGTQGAGKTVMLRNFGVDPVELSDIVLSSPHYTLLNEPSYPYSIASGDSFALNIAFVPQDTGVLSTTLEIVSNDAERSPLQVELSGVGFRIIPVASGTMYTTSGSSDGGRLFTIDESNGMTTLIGNSDYQQVVSLRVHPTTNELIGLVPVGTTHLLVRVNSEAGDAHPISTINLPTLKGMEFINDSTLYVGRINGKIYSVNFYTGIATEIANTGIVIAGLAINPVDGQLWASVRAFSGPDQIYKINMPSGTKTLVGTTGFNQQTQDIIFDGNGNLYGITGYSAQTNRLILIDKQTGAGTELGSTGRTNLQSLAFANGTSFDLTTFSLRPSWNMLSVPVTVANALIDSVFPTHSSNAFSFDGRYISNTTLENGTGYWVKFNASKFHLLKGTYRGDDTIAVRAKWNMIGSVSQSIPTSAVFPVPPVDILSSFTWYNPDSGYQVKTTIDPGKAYWVKTDEAGEMILNYTTASKNIVHHNDVDVLKNLNELVIKDKANHSQSLYFGQRENGINTDRYEMPPPPPSGTFDARFGTNSMIALHSSNVSSETFPVQIEASAYPVTLCWNIDENINVRYSIETSDDDGQNNRSVTMKGNGSISISSATTNVRLRVSENVLPAEFALNQNYPNPFNPSTVIRYELPVYSSVSLRVFDVLGKEVASLVEQEQEAGAYDISFNASALASGVYFYQLTAEPLDASSGKARFQSIQKMVLMK